A part of Planococcus sp. MB-3u-03 genomic DNA contains:
- the sppA gene encoding signal peptide peptidase SppA codes for MNTKRWIALLAAAALLVISLVINSAFSVLQSDFTSGFDDWTGMEQTALGEQVVESGDASNRIAVLNVDGAIQDTGEASVFAAAGYNHDLFMEQLQAVKEDSSVKGVVLKVNSPGGGVVESAQIHDKITEIQEETGKPLYVSMGAMAASGGYYIAAPAEKIFVSEETLTGSIGVIMQSVNYGELAERYGVDFVTIKSGPYKDIMSPTREMTDDERALLQDMLDSSYEEFVDVIEEGRDMTEAEVKEYADGRIMNGRQAVEANLADDFGFEEDVIQAMRDDFDLADGEVFEYGAGDDWSSLFAMKAGSLFGMDMETKFISDMLSQNSGPRMMYLYGEN; via the coding sequence ATGAACACAAAACGATGGATTGCCTTACTGGCCGCTGCTGCCTTGCTGGTGATATCTCTAGTCATTAACTCGGCCTTTTCAGTGCTGCAGTCGGATTTCACTTCAGGATTTGACGATTGGACAGGCATGGAACAAACGGCTTTAGGCGAACAAGTGGTTGAGTCAGGCGATGCTTCCAACCGGATTGCCGTGTTGAACGTGGACGGGGCGATCCAGGATACAGGGGAAGCTTCCGTTTTTGCCGCTGCCGGCTATAACCATGATTTGTTCATGGAGCAATTGCAAGCTGTTAAGGAAGACAGCAGCGTCAAAGGCGTTGTCTTGAAAGTCAATTCACCGGGTGGAGGCGTCGTTGAGTCTGCACAGATTCACGACAAGATTACGGAAATCCAGGAAGAAACCGGCAAGCCGCTTTACGTTTCGATGGGCGCTATGGCTGCCTCAGGCGGTTATTATATTGCCGCACCGGCTGAAAAAATCTTCGTCAGCGAAGAAACTTTGACGGGATCGATCGGCGTAATCATGCAAAGCGTCAATTACGGTGAACTTGCCGAACGCTACGGCGTGGATTTCGTCACCATTAAATCGGGGCCTTACAAAGATATCATGAGCCCGACGCGTGAAATGACGGATGATGAACGGGCGCTCCTGCAGGATATGCTCGACAGTTCCTATGAGGAATTCGTAGATGTCATCGAAGAAGGCCGCGATATGACCGAAGCGGAAGTGAAAGAATACGCGGACGGGCGCATCATGAACGGCCGCCAAGCTGTTGAAGCGAACCTCGCGGACGATTTCGGCTTTGAAGAAGATGTCATCCAGGCGATGCGTGATGATTTCGATCTAGCTGATGGCGAAGTCTTTGAGTACGGTGCCGGCGATGACTGGTCTTCACTCTTCGCGATGAAGGCTGGCTCACTTTTCGGCATGGACATGGAAACGAAGTTCATCTCAGATATGCTGTCCCAAAACAGCGGTCCGCGCATGATGTATCTATACGGTGAAAACTAA
- the mbcS gene encoding acyl-CoA synthetase MbcS, whose product MKREQLLAPESYNLVEEFERFATGDGRKAIIWENDQGEKKELTYDELIQQANRAANSFEAAGLKKGDVVLVMVPRLIEAYVVYTGALKAGLVVIPSSEMLRAKDISYRLNHSEAKAVIAYEPFLGQFEGVAEMDGLTNFVIGQGSDSWISLTDEMASASDRYDAAPTKNDDMAFLSYTSGTTGNPKGVVHSHGWAYAHLRTSAEHWLGAKTGDLVWATASPGWQKWIWSPFLATLGSGATAFVYNGKFDPAVYLELLERRKINVLCCTPTEYRLMAKQKVLAKYDLSALHSAVSAGEPLNAEVIDVFRKHFELDVRDGYGQTENTLLVGTMKGTEGRTGSMGKPTPGNRVEIIDDNGEPCAVGEVGDIAVHVETPALFKEYFKDAERTQMQFRGDYYVTGDKASKDEDGFFWFEGRGDDIIISSGYTIGPFEVEDALVKHPAVQECAVVGSPDEIRGTIVKAFVVLTQGHDGGEELIKELQNHVKELTAPYKYPRAVEFRTELPKTASGKIRRVELRQAENAKK is encoded by the coding sequence ATGAAACGCGAACAATTGCTGGCACCTGAAAGCTATAATTTGGTGGAAGAATTCGAACGTTTTGCGACAGGGGATGGGCGCAAAGCGATCATTTGGGAAAATGACCAAGGGGAAAAGAAAGAACTTACATATGACGAATTGATCCAACAAGCGAACCGTGCAGCGAACAGCTTCGAAGCGGCAGGCTTGAAAAAAGGCGATGTCGTATTGGTCATGGTGCCTCGCCTTATCGAAGCCTATGTAGTTTACACTGGGGCATTGAAAGCAGGGCTCGTTGTCATTCCAAGTTCTGAAATGTTGCGGGCGAAAGACATCTCTTACCGCCTGAACCATAGCGAGGCCAAAGCGGTCATCGCGTATGAACCGTTTCTGGGCCAATTCGAGGGAGTCGCAGAAATGGATGGGCTGACGAATTTCGTCATCGGCCAAGGATCGGATTCCTGGATTTCATTGACAGACGAAATGGCTTCAGCCTCTGACCGTTACGATGCGGCACCGACCAAGAATGACGATATGGCGTTTCTTTCTTACACATCGGGGACGACGGGCAATCCAAAAGGCGTCGTCCATAGCCATGGCTGGGCTTACGCACATTTGCGCACCTCTGCAGAGCATTGGCTTGGGGCAAAAACAGGGGATCTGGTCTGGGCGACGGCGAGCCCGGGCTGGCAGAAATGGATCTGGAGCCCGTTCCTCGCGACGCTTGGAAGCGGCGCGACGGCATTTGTCTACAACGGCAAATTCGACCCAGCAGTTTACTTGGAGTTGCTGGAACGGCGGAAAATCAATGTGCTATGCTGCACGCCGACAGAATACCGCCTGATGGCGAAGCAGAAAGTTTTGGCGAAATACGATTTAAGCGCGCTCCACAGTGCCGTCTCGGCCGGTGAGCCATTGAATGCCGAAGTGATCGATGTGTTCCGGAAGCATTTCGAGTTGGATGTGCGCGACGGCTATGGGCAGACCGAAAACACATTGCTTGTCGGCACGATGAAAGGCACAGAGGGGCGCACAGGCTCGATGGGCAAACCGACGCCGGGCAACCGGGTGGAAATCATCGACGACAACGGCGAGCCTTGTGCCGTTGGAGAAGTCGGGGACATCGCTGTGCACGTCGAGACGCCGGCGCTGTTCAAGGAATATTTCAAAGACGCCGAGCGGACGCAAATGCAGTTCCGCGGTGATTATTATGTAACGGGCGACAAAGCGTCGAAAGACGAAGACGGCTTTTTCTGGTTTGAAGGGCGCGGCGATGACATCATCATTTCCTCAGGCTACACGATCGGGCCGTTCGAAGTGGAAGATGCACTCGTCAAGCATCCCGCCGTACAGGAATGCGCCGTCGTCGGTTCGCCGGATGAAATCCGCGGGACGATCGTGAAAGCATTCGTCGTCTTGACTCAAGGACATGATGGCGGAGAAGAGCTTATCAAGGAACTCCAGAACCATGTCAAGGAATTGACGGCGCCGTATAAATATCCGCGCGCAGTCGAGTTCCGCACCGAATTACCGAAAACCGCATCCGGCAAAATCCGCCGCGTCGAACTGCGGCAAGCCGAAAACGCAAAAAAATAA
- a CDS encoding EamA family transporter has protein sequence MAGAWHGIQLCVLRIDQEDHSIECVEGLAIETLFVPPFATAYYVYLFSIDRAAFLHSGVSTDLLVILSGFLTALPLLLFAMGAPLIPLYMIGFLQYIAPSLMLLIGVFLYGEQFGLVSVISFSFIWSALILFTGSKIMEARRTRKNRHLVGAEFSRK, from the coding sequence TTGGCTGGCGCTTGGCATGGCATTCAGCTTTGCGTTCTACGGATTGATCAAGAAGACCATTCAATTGAATGCGTTGAGGGCCTTGCGATCGAGACACTGTTCGTGCCGCCGTTTGCGACGGCCTATTACGTCTATTTGTTTTCGATCGACCGTGCGGCATTTCTGCATAGCGGCGTGTCGACCGACCTGCTCGTCATCCTCAGTGGTTTCCTGACTGCTTTGCCGCTATTGCTATTCGCCATGGGCGCGCCGCTGATTCCTTTGTATATGATCGGCTTCCTTCAATACATTGCCCCGAGCTTGATGCTGCTGATCGGCGTCTTTCTGTACGGGGAGCAGTTCGGCTTGGTCTCGGTCATTTCCTTCTCGTTTATCTGGAGTGCCTTGATCCTGTTCACCGGCTCAAAAATCATGGAAGCGAGGCGGACGAGAAAGAACCGCCATTTAGTTGGTGCCGAATTTAGCAGAAAGTGA
- a CDS encoding RDD family protein, which translates to MTDHVNNDAAERAAATPPVRPENDRILFYERKPAGFWMRFWAYLIDILVISAVSSILIRPLFALFGWDTSETSWYAPYAILTAIVFYGYFVLMTKFFAQTVGKMIFGLRVVSLKTDRLSWSTLLFREWIGRFISVTILPLYWIVGFTPLKQGVHDFIADTTVVHEDSYRKQQMARKRLEGSQLQESESI; encoded by the coding sequence ATGACTGATCACGTCAATAATGATGCGGCGGAGCGAGCGGCTGCAACTCCGCCGGTCCGGCCGGAAAACGATAGAATCCTTTTTTATGAACGCAAGCCGGCTGGTTTCTGGATGCGCTTCTGGGCGTATTTGATCGATATCCTGGTCATTTCGGCAGTTTCGTCTATTTTGATCCGCCCGCTGTTTGCGCTCTTCGGGTGGGACACGTCTGAAACGTCATGGTACGCGCCTTATGCGATCTTGACAGCGATTGTCTTTTACGGCTATTTTGTACTGATGACCAAATTTTTCGCGCAGACGGTCGGCAAGATGATTTTCGGCCTGCGCGTCGTTTCCCTGAAAACGGATCGTTTATCATGGTCCACTTTATTGTTCCGCGAATGGATCGGCCGCTTTATTTCGGTAACGATCTTGCCTTTGTACTGGATTGTCGGCTTTACGCCGTTGAAGCAAGGCGTGCATGATTTCATCGCAGATACGACCGTTGTCCACGAGGATTCTTACCGGAAACAGCAGATGGCAAGAAAACGGCTGGAAGGGTCTCAGTTGCAAGAGAGTGAAAGCATTTAG